From the genome of bacterium:
GAAAATGAGGTTCAAGGATTGCAAGGGATGAAAATATGTGATTTTTTATTAAGAAAGGCAGTAAAGGTTTCATCCATCGAAGAATTTAAAGAGCTTTTGGAGAAGGTGAAGCAGGAAGTTTAGTCTTCTGGAAGAAGCTAGTGCTTTATAATGGACCCAAAAGATCGGACAGTATGTTAAGTTACTATACTTTCGCACTTTTTGTCATTCCTGCGCAAGCAGGAATCCAGAAGCCTTGATATTACTGGATTCCCGCTTTCGCGGGAATGACGAGAGGTTATTACAAAGTATTTGTATTTCAAGTAGTTACAAAAAAGTGCAAAAGTATAGAATATAATTGACTTAACCATAGTTCGCAATGGTCCAGTTAGCTGTGTAGCATCCTTTTTTGTCTTACCCCCTGGTGAGTTTCCTGAAGTTTCAAATTTTTTAGAATCTGAAGAAGAAAAAGAAAGAAGCGAAAAATTAGCAATGAATATCGTTATGCAGTATGAAGAAGAAAGAGGCTGGGAACCTGAAGATGTATCTATGAAAAAATTGGGCTTTGACATCAGAAGCTTAGGTCAAGCAGACCCTAAAACTGGTTACAGAGAGGTTAGAAGAATTGAGGTTAAGGGTAGAAGAAGAGGGGAGAATATTCGGCTTACAGTAAATGAGTGGCTCAAGGGAAAGCAATTAAGGGATACATACTGGTTATATGTAGTGTGGAAT
Proteins encoded in this window:
- a CDS encoding DUF3883 domain-containing protein; amino-acid sequence: MNIVMQYEEERGWEPEDVSMKKLGFDIRSLGQADPKTGYREVRRIEVKGRRRGENIRLTVNEWLKGKQLRDTYWLYVVWNPTESDYELKTIPDPANKLEYAAKEIFKRG